cacACATTATGCCAACACCCAATTTGTAAGGGTCCAATATATAAGTACTCTTGTAACCAGTGGCGTTTTCAAAGGGGGGAGTACAAGGTGTCgcgacccccccccccctttgaaactaaaagaaaaaggttaattaaaaaaaaaaaaaaaattatttttgaattttttttgatcAAAACCACCCCAATATTTGTTCTGGCTTGTAACCTATAAGTAATATGCATGCTACATACAATTGCTAACTTAGTGACTTGTTCTGTATGAACCTGCTTATTCCAACCCTTCTTATCTGCAGGTCAAGTACTAAGCGCCCACGTAGCCGGACGCGTGGTTATGAAAAGCTTCCTCAGTGGAATGCCGGAATGCAAGTTTGGTATGAACGATAAACTTGTCTTGGATAAAGGAAATAAACCTACAGATGATTTGTCAAAGAAGTGAGAGCATTGTTATGATATTTCAACATAACATAACCCACCATATATAGAAACAATTGTATTTTCAAAcgtttggtttaaaactaaaaatcttatttaatAACAGTTGTGTCACATATTGTAAGCTGACCAGAATATCTGTGTTTTTTACATCAAATCTAATGgtatttattgtaatatttattagaGAATAGAAATGCTTAATATTTCATTGTAgaatttatattgtatattttttcctaGCCAAACCCATGTTCTGTACTATTAAAAATCTGTGTTACGGCTTAGTAGTAGTCATACCATAGAGactttatatttcattgtAGAATTACTATGGCTAATAACTACACAACCATTTACAAAATGCTCTGTTTGGACAATtcaatttgtatattttctttatctaAGCCAAGCcacagttttgtaaaaatcttGGTTATTTCATTATTGCAGCTTTTTCATAAGAAAgagcataaataagttacatcataCCTTAAAAGAACATTACCACGATAAACATTGTAGTAGCTCGGGGAAACCTTCAATAGCCATCGATGATTGTACTTTCCATCAATGTGTGAAACTGAGCAAGTTTGAATCGGAGAGAAGTATCAGCTTCATACCAGCAGATGGGGAGTTTGAACTTATGAGGTGAATATGTTTGTTACATAGTGAGTTGTGgtttgggtgttggggtaacttTGGCGTTGTATTGCTACAAGatctcatccatatagaatagaatgtgcatatacaatgttggggtaatgggccaactctggtctaaatcccaggtcccatagcatgcctcactgtaggacctcacccatatagaatagagtgtgcatatacaatgttggggtaatggaccaactctggcttaaattccaggtcccatgtAACCATGTTATACCTTATTGAAGGACCTCACTAACCCATTTAGAATTATATTGTAGGGCAGTTACTTGCCTATccttatttttatgtatatagaaAACATTGTATCTTTACCATAAGCAACATTACTAGGTTAACTTGTATTTAattatgtttctatgttttccAGATACCGGACAACCAAGGATATTAGTTTACCATTTAGGGTTATTCCCCTAGTCCGAGACATCGCTCGTTCAAAAATGGAAGTTAAAGTAAGATGGTGATGCTGTTGTACTTGTGTTGTGGGTTTGTGACTGAATAATTGCCATCCTACCATAATGCTGGATTCCCAATGTGTGTACACAATGCATACCATGTGTTAATACAaagtgtttataccaaaatatTCACCTGAAGCGATTTAAAGTAACACAAAAGTGGGTTACCACCATAATGCATTAAACCCCATGTTcgtatatattatgtgtttgtaCCCGTGCCCTTGATCTGTTGTCAaattatatactttatatagaACTCAATAAACACAAGTAATACCTCTTAACCCAGGTTGTTCTCAAGTCCAACTTCAAGCCCACATTGTTGGCGCAAAAGATTGAGATCCGAATCCCAACCCCTCTAAATACAAGTGGGGTGCAAGTTCTCTGCATGAAGGGGAAAGCCAAGTATAAAGCTAGTGAGAATGCTATAGTTTGGAAGTAAGTGTGATTTATATCTAGGCATGGCTGTGAATTATTACACAAAATTTGGTGTGGTGTTTTTTCgcatgcagttacactcatagttgtcaaacagagggaacctcattgatgtggtgaatgcaatatactttggctctgcttgtttgtatagNNNNNNNNNNNNNNNNNNNNNNNNNNNNNNNNNNNNNNNNNNNNNNNNNNNNNNNNNNNNNNNNNNNNNNNNNNNNNNNNNNNNNNNNNNNNNNNNNNNNNNNNNNNNNNNNNNNNNNNNNNNNNTTTCATTGTAGAATTTACATGGCTGATAACTACACACAACCATTTACAAAATGCTGTGTTTGGACAATTCAATTTGTATAATTTCTATTTCTTAGCCAAGCcacagttttgtaaaaatcttGGTTGTATCATTATTGCAGCTTTTTCATAAGAAAGagcataaacaagttacatcatACCTTAAAAGAACATTACCACTATATATGTTGTAGTAGCTCGGGGAAACCTTCAATAGCCATCGATGATTGTACTTTCCATCAATGTGTGAAACTGAGCAAGTTTGAATCGGAGAGAAGTATCAGCTTCATACCAGCAGATGGGGAGTTTGAACTTATGAGGTGaatatgtttgttacattGTGAGTTGCGgtttgggtgttggggtaacttTGGCGTTGTATTGCTATAAGAtctcaccaatatagaatagaatgtgcatatacaatgttgggtaatgggccaactctctcctaaatctcaggtcccatggcgtgcctcactgtagaacctcacccatatagaatagaatgtgcatatacaatgttggggtaatgggctaactctggcttaaattttATGTCCCATGTAACCATGTTATACCTTATTGAAGGACCTCACTAACCCATTTAGAATTGTATTGTAGGGCAGTTACCTGCCTAtccttgtttttatgtatatagaaAACACTGTATCTTTACCATAAGCAACATTACTAggttaaattgtatttaattatgtttctatgttttccAGATACCGGACAACCAAGGATATTAGTTTACCGTTTAGGGTTATTCCCCTAGTCCGAGACATCGCTCGTTCCAAAATGGAAGTTAAAGTAAGATGGTGATGCTGTTGTACTTGTGTTGTGGGTTTGTGACTGAATAATTGCCCTCCTACCATAATGCTGGATTCCCAATGTGTGTACACAATGCATACCATGTGTTAATACAaagtgtttataccaaaatatTCACCTGAAGCAATTTAAAGTAACACAAAAGTGGGTTACCACCATAATGCATTAAACCCCATGTTcgtatatattatgtgtttgtaCCCATGCCCTTGATCTGTTGTCAaattatatactttatatagaACTCAATAAACACAAGTAATACCTCTTAACCCAGGTTGTTCTTAAGTCCAACTTCAAGCCCACATTGTTGGCGCAAAAGATTGAGATCCGAATCCCAACCCCTCTAAATACAAGTGGGGTGCAAGTTCTCTGCATGAAGGGGAAAGCCAAGTATAAAGCTAGTGAGAATGCTATAGTTTGGAAGTAAGTGTGATTTATATCTAGGCATGGCTGTGAATTATTACACAAAATTTGGTGTGGTGTTTTTTCgcatgcagttacactcatagttgtcaaacatggggaacctcattgattaatgtggtgaatgcaatatactttggctctgcttgtttgtatagacacctaacagtagggtaaaatctggggtgacattgttaaaatacaaatacactcatagttgtcaaacatagggaacctcattgattaatgtggtgaatgcaatatactttggctctgcttgtttgtatagacacctaatagcagggtaaaatttggggtgacattgttaaaatacagttacactcatagttgtcaaacatagggaacctcattgattaatgtggtaaatgcaatatactttggctctgcttgtttgtatagacacctaacagcagggtaaaatctggggtgacattgttaaaatacagttacactcatagttgtcaaacatagggaacctcattgattaatgtggtgaatgcaatatactttggctctgcttgtttgtatagacacctaacagtagggtaaaatctggggtgacattgttaaaatacagttacactcatagttgtcaaacttTCATTTGGTGGCAGCCAAATTGTTTTCCATGAGTCTGTTAAATAAATCCCCACTGACATCACTTCTGTTTGTTGGTGGTTGATGTCACCATGATTTATATAAAGATGCTATTAGGTGTCttttttgtatagacacctaacagcagggtaaaatctatatgaatgaatgaattaaaacaCATGATGCCCATCCACACATGATGCCCATCCCTGTTTCAAGCGTTAGGCATATGGGCACGTGGGATATTATTATTTAGAATAGGATCAAGACTTATATAAATGTAGGAAAGGCAGGAATAGTTCTCacaatctaacttattggttgtaatgtttactgttgGCATAGGCGCTGAATGCGGACCTGCAAGGCCTGCGCGCAGGCCCTCACAAATACCAGGGTACTCCCGCAGCGATCGGCAGGAATTACTTTAtttcttatgttttaaaactgcacGGACGATTCTATAGCTTGAAATATAGCTCAAAAGACACAAACAGTTTGCCAACAGTGCATTTTGTTGTTGGTggctaaaatattattggtaCTATGACGCAAATATTTGGCCCtggcattttaaaagttctcCGCCTATGACTGTTGGTAACATATATTGTGTTATGGTTATGTAAATCTAACATAATTATGCTTACTGTATtccaaatattcaaaaactAAGTTGTCATGTAAAGTatttatgaatgaaacttaagTAATAATGCTTATTATTtcatgattatgacatcattgttCCATTAATGTTTCATTATTCCATCAGAATGAAGCGCATGGCTGGTATGAAAGAATCACAAATCAGCGCCGAGATTGAATTGTTGCCGACAGCTGAGAAGAAGAAATGGTCGAGGCCACCGATCTCCATGAACTTTGAGGTGGATATGTCTGTAGGCTTGTTGTATAAtgcacattttaacaatgtcaagTTTTTTTGGTGAAAACCGGggtgacatttttaaatacagtaacacTTGTAGTTTTCAGTGAGGACCAATTTAAAATCAAGGCTTTTTGGCATTgattacaatttacaaatttgttaatggttgcaacttatttattgagTCAGAGTTATTGTTCTGGTAAAAGCAGTAATCTTATCGTAATAGTACTTTTGCACAATACATGTTAAAAGGTTTATATAAATCAAAGTTTTTCAACACCCCTAAGCCTGTTGCAATTATTCAGTCTCATGAATAGTTGTATCAACttacttgtaagcgagcacaaggtatatgaaacagaacgcccgtgttataacgactgtcgttgccccgccatgcgaggataaataagttacatacgtggtaacttgtaagcgagcacaaggtgtatgaaacagaacactcatttACAGCCATGCGAGAATgaataggttacattcattcatacccAGATCTTCATAAACTGGTAAAGCTTAACAACTATCATGTTATCCCAGGTCCCATTTGCACCATCTGGGCTTAAGGTCCGGTACTTAAAAGTATTCGAACCCAAGCTTAATTACAATGACCACGATGTGATAAAGTGGGTCCGATACATCGGTAAGAGCGGTCTCTACGAAACACGCTGTTGATATGTGGCCATAGAAACACTATTAATGTCATTGTCGTTATGTCTCTCATTCCAAAATGTAAACAATCACCATATTAGGCGAGTGCTTTTCAATCTTTTAGTGGCAACACAAATATTAAAcgtcaatttttaaaactaagaaTATTAAACTTTGAAATAATTGTCAAAAGGTTAAGTAAATTACTATAGTAGacaaccaaatcaaatggtgACCCAGGGGTTGAAAAGCactttttctttgtaaaatgaagtttaatttgaaaactttGATTCACAATTCTGTGCACTTCCCTTTAAATAGTTGGGCAAGTGTCCACACATACTTCTCATCTTTATGTAAATCATGGTGACATCAAAAATATCGTTTCGatatcaaaaaaaaagttggaaCTAGTTACGGACATGCAGGGTGAAACAGAAGCAATTTCCCCTggaaaaaaattccaaaatgGATAACTTTTCAAatcttcaaaaaaaatttaaatggggCAAATTGTTAGAAGGAATTAGTTCttggtaaaattaattttgtctCAATAGTTTGGGTTTGTCTGTCACTGCCTGCAACTAGTCCTGTAATAGTAATATCGCATTGTCAGCAGAGGCATTGTATAATCTGTTTGTGCTATGGTGGTTGCTGCACTATACGTAGTTACCTGCAATACTTGGTGATTTATGGATTAGTTGCTAAAATTAAAGTTCTAGGCCTAACCTACTAACTGTTGATCGCAATCACACTTGTATTACACTGGCTTGTTTTACGCTTTTGTGTAAATTGATAAAATGACCAATTTCAACATAAATTCAATCttcattaatatatatttacgaGTGTGTTTTCGTAATCATATACCATcgtaataaaactatatttaaatcatTGTGTGTCTGATGTGTTAACTTTTCTGGATGTCGaggtaattggccaactgaGTCTCCCATGAAGTGCtacgctgcgggacctcaccaataaagattacaatattttaacttctcacaggtgtttttataaattatatttgaccatatttgtaaaacaacttaGTGAAAATTgacatgttttatatttgctgtCTCACTGAGATATAACGTCTCAGACAAAATGTTCTTGACAGGCTATATGACagcaatgtaaaaaatgttcaaatgaCGAGGGCAAAATTGCACCACTTTCTGAAAGGCTGTCTTTAAATTACTGGTATCAATGTATTGGGAAACTGAGTGAAAATAGCAGCAAGAGAGAGACATAGAAATCCACACAGCAATTTAATGTATCACGAATTGgcagtttaaatataagaaaaattTGGATACTTTTAACTAGcaagaaataaatgaagatACAATATTGCAGAACTACAATGTAACAATCCCCTCGTGTTGAATAGAATTCTGATGcagcagtttaaataaaagagaatCTAAGGCACCCATAACAAACCAAATGTGAAGTTGGAAAAGAtagaagtttattttaaattgacacCAACTGAGGCAAACGCGTCCACTGCCCAGCTCGGATATTTTGATGGGTTACCAAATAATTGTAAGTAcgatgtttttataaactcaGGGAATTTGTCCTCAGATATTGCTTCTCTTATTTTACGCATCAGTGTAAATTGGTACATTAAGTTGTGCACTGTGACCATATGGCAAGCACTAGGGTGGCTCGTCCGGAATAATAAGTGAAGATAAGCCCTTGTGTAAGTTCTACATGTTGTACATGTACAATCATTTTG
This genomic stretch from Ciona intestinalis unplaced genomic scaffold, KH HT000112.1, whole genome shotgun sequence harbors:
- the LOC100182553 gene encoding AP-2 complex subunit mu isoform X1, which produces MIGGLFLYNHKGEVLISRIYRDDIGRNACDAFRVNVIHARQHVRSPVTNIARTSFFHTKRGNIWLCAVTKQNVNAVMVFEFLMKMIEVMQSYFGKINEENIKNNFVLIYELLDEVLDFGYPQKTDTGILKTFITQQGIKTQIETILNGPKTKEETTQITSQVTGQIGWRREGIKYRRNELFLDVLESVNLLMSPQGQVLSAHVAGRVVMKSFLSGMPECKFGMNDKLVLDKGNKPTDDLSKNSSGKPSIAIDDCTFHQCVKLSKFESERSISFIPADGEFELMRYRTTKDISLPFRVIPLVRDIARSKMEVKVVLKSNFKPTLLAQKIEIRIPTPLNTSGVQVLCMKGKAKYKASENAIVWKMKRMAGMKESQISAEIELLPTAEKKKWSRPPISMNFEVPFAPSGLKVRYLKVFEPKLNYNDHDVIKWVRYIGKSGLYETRC
- the LOC100182553 gene encoding AP-2 complex subunit mu isoform X4, with the protein product MIGGLFLYNHKGEVLISRIYRDDIGRNACDAFRVNVIHARQHVRSPVTNIARTSFFHTKRGNIWLCAVTKQNVNAVMVFEFLMKMIEVMQSYFGKINEENIKNNFVLIYELLDEVLDFGYPQKTDTGILKTFITQQGIKTQTKEETTQITSQVTGQIGWRREGIKYRRNELFLDVLESVNLLMSPQGQVLSAHVAGRVVMKSFLSGMPECKFGMNDKLVLDKGNKPTDDLSKNSGKPSIAIDDCTFHQCVKLSKFESERSISFIPADGEFELMRYRTTKDISLPFRVIPLVRDIARSKMEVKVVLKSNFKPTLLAQKIEIRIPTPLNTSGVQVLCMKGKAKYKASENAIVWKMKRMAGMKESQISAEIELLPTAEKKKWSRPPISMNFEVPFAPSGLKVRYLKVFEPKLNYNDHDVIKWVRYIGKSGLYETRC
- the LOC100182553 gene encoding AP-2 complex subunit mu isoform X2 translates to MIGGLFLYNHKGEVLISRIYRDDIGRNACDAFRVNVIHARQHVRSPVTNIARTSFFHTKRGNIWLCAVTKQNVNAVMVFEFLMKMIEVMQSYFGKINEENIKNNFVLIYELLDEVLDFGYPQKTDTGILKTFITQQGIKTQIETILNGPKTKEETTQITSQVTGQIGWRREGIKYRRNELFLDVLESVNLLMSPQGQVLSAHVAGRVVMKSFLSGMPECKFGMNDKLVLDKGNKPTDDLSKNSGKPSIAIDDCTFHQCVKLSKFESERSISFIPADGEFELMRYRTTKDISLPFRVIPLVRDIARSKMEVKVVLKSNFKPTLLAQKIEIRIPTPLNTSGVQVLCMKGKAKYKASENAIVWKMKRMAGMKESQISAEIELLPTAEKKKWSRPPISMNFEVPFAPSGLKVRYLKVFEPKLNYNDHDVIKWVRYIGKSGLYETRC
- the LOC100182553 gene encoding AP-2 complex subunit mu isoform X3, which produces MIGGLFLYNHKGEVLISRIYRDDIGRNACDAFRVNVIHARQHVRSPVTNIARTSFFHTKRGNIWLCAVTKQNVNAVMVFEFLMKMIEVMQSYFGKINEENIKNNFVLIYELLDEVLDFGYPQKTDTGILKTFITQQGIKTQTKEETTQITSQVTGQIGWRREGIKYRRNELFLDVLESVNLLMSPQGQVLSAHVAGRVVMKSFLSGMPECKFGMNDKLVLDKGNKPTDDLSKNSSGKPSIAIDDCTFHQCVKLSKFESERSISFIPADGEFELMRYRTTKDISLPFRVIPLVRDIARSKMEVKVVLKSNFKPTLLAQKIEIRIPTPLNTSGVQVLCMKGKAKYKASENAIVWKMKRMAGMKESQISAEIELLPTAEKKKWSRPPISMNFEVPFAPSGLKVRYLKVFEPKLNYNDHDVIKWVRYIGKSGLYETRC